The Cylindrospermopsis curvispora GIHE-G1 genome contains a region encoding:
- a CDS encoding AAA family ATPase, whose product MRKHFNTAGPCKPNLHYMLSSVERIPQIKNLIAQENYFVIHAPRQVGKTTAMLTLAQDLTNSGEYTALMVSAEVGSAFPDQPEIAEKAILGAWLDAADFWLPDELKLPAHVASIQRIGSFLKTWVEHSPRPVVLFIDEIDSLQNQTLISVLRQLRDGFPRRPQGFPQSVGLVGMRDVRDYKYASGGSDRLNTSSPFNIKVQSFTLRNFNQDEVRRLYHQHTEATGQIFTEEAVNLAFHLTQGQPWLVNAIAKEITEYMAPDPEIPITIELINQAKEILIQRQDTHLDSLAERLREDRVRAIIQPILSGQALPNIVEDDLRYVLDLGLCNRDARGGIQIANPIYREVIPKVLASITIASLTSVYPTWLDSNGNLSPQALLDSFLDFWRQHGEPLFKSTPYPEIAPHIVLMAFLHRVVNGGGTLEREYAIGSGRMDICLRYGEITLGMELKVWREGRPDLLVEGLKQLDKYLSGLNLDTGWLVIFDRRPDLPPISDRTFTEIAQSPDGRMITVIRG is encoded by the coding sequence ATGAGAAAACACTTTAACACCGCAGGTCCCTGTAAGCCCAACCTTCACTATATGCTCTCGTCTGTAGAGCGCATCCCCCAGATCAAAAACCTCATCGCTCAGGAAAACTACTTTGTGATCCATGCCCCCCGACAAGTGGGGAAAACCACCGCCATGCTTACCCTCGCCCAAGATCTAACCAACAGTGGCGAATACACCGCTCTTATGGTCTCCGCCGAAGTGGGTTCCGCCTTCCCCGATCAACCCGAAATTGCTGAAAAAGCAATCTTGGGAGCATGGTTAGATGCTGCTGATTTTTGGTTGCCTGACGAACTGAAACTACCTGCTCACGTTGCGTCAATTCAAAGAATTGGTTCATTTCTAAAAACTTGGGTAGAGCATTCTCCTCGCCCCGTAGTCTTGTTTATTGATGAAATCGATTCGCTGCAAAATCAAACCCTGATTAGTGTACTAAGGCAATTACGGGATGGTTTTCCCCGCCGTCCCCAAGGCTTTCCGCAATCGGTCGGTTTAGTGGGAATGCGTGATGTCAGAGATTACAAATATGCTTCAGGTGGCAGTGACAGACTTAATACATCCAGTCCCTTTAATATCAAAGTGCAATCCTTTACCTTACGGAATTTCAATCAAGATGAAGTGAGAAGACTCTATCATCAACATACCGAAGCCACAGGACAAATATTTACCGAAGAAGCAGTTAATTTAGCCTTCCATCTAACACAGGGTCAGCCTTGGCTAGTCAATGCGATCGCCAAGGAAATCACCGAATATATGGCCCCCGATCCTGAAATTCCGATTACCATTGAATTAATTAATCAAGCCAAAGAAATCCTAATTCAGAGACAAGATACCCATTTAGATAGTCTTGCTGAAAGATTAAGAGAGGATCGCGTCAGGGCAATTATACAGCCCATTCTATCAGGACAAGCATTACCTAATATTGTGGAAGATGACCTACGTTATGTTCTAGACTTAGGCTTATGCAACCGCGATGCTAGGGGCGGAATTCAAATTGCTAATCCAATCTATCGGGAAGTAATTCCTAAGGTACTAGCCTCCATCACGATCGCTTCTTTAACCTCTGTTTATCCCACATGGCTAGACTCCAATGGTAATTTAAGCCCACAGGCTTTATTAGATTCTTTCTTGGATTTTTGGCGGCAACACGGGGAACCATTGTTTAAAAGTACACCCTATCCAGAGATTGCGCCCCATATTGTACTAATGGCATTTTTGCACCGTGTGGTCAATGGTGGCGGTACATTGGAAAGAGAATATGCGATCGGTTCGGGAAGAATGGATATTTGTTTGCGCTATGGTGAAATTACATTGGGAATGGAGTTAAAGGTATGGCGCGAGGGAAGACCTGATCTATTAGTAGAAGGTTTGAAGCAATTGGATAAGTACCTATCAGGATTAAATCTGGATACGGGCTGGTTGGTAATTTTTGATCGCCGTCCGGATTTGCCACCAATAAGCGATCGCACCTTTACAGAAATTGCCCAGAGTCCAGATGGCAGAATGATTACGGTGATTCGGGGGTGA